GGTCATTTCCGATAACCTGGAATGATATCTGATTAATAACTTCCGGAATAACAGGGTTCACTTTTCCTGGCATGATGGATGAACCTGATTGTCTGGCAGGTAAGTTAATTTCATTGAATCCGGTTAACGGGCCAGATGATAGTAACCGTAAATCATTTGCAATTTTGGATAGGTTGATAGCTAAGATTTTCAACGCTGAAGAGATTTCTGTATAACGATCTGTATTTTGTGTTATATCCACTAAGTTCTCTGCTGTTTCCAATGGATAGTTTGTTTCTTCTATTAAATACTCCATCATCTTTTCGCGATAATCAATTCTAGCATTCAGACCCGTTCCTATCGCAGTTGCTCCAATACTAATTTTATTTAACTGCCGTACAGATTGTTCAATCCGTTCTATATCCCGTCGAATGACACAGGCATAAGCACCAAACTCTTGACCAAGTCGTATTGGGATGGCATCTTGCAAATGTGTGCGCCCCATTTTGATAACGCTTTCAAATTCCTCTTCTTTAATGACTAACTGTTTATGCAAGGTGTTCAAACCTGTGCCTAAGTCTTTTGCTAATTTAAGCAAGGTAAGATGGACTGCTGTCGGGATTACATCATTTGTTGACTGGGACATATTGACATGAGAGTTTGGGCTAACAGTGACATTGGAACTTTTCAATATCTCAATTGCGCGATTGGCAACTACTTCATTAACATTCATATTTAATGAAGTGCCAGCACCTCCCTGAATCGTATCCACTACAATCTGATTATTCCACAAACCCTGTTCCATTTCCCGAGCGGACTTTCTGATTGCTAATGAGATGGATTTATCCAACAGTCCTATCTCGGCATTGGCTTTAGCAGCAACTTTTTTAATGATTGCTATAGATCTAATCAATTCTGGATGTGGTTTCTCCCCCGTAATCGGAAAGTTATCAAGTGCTCTAGCTGTTTGTATACCATAATAAGCATTTGCAGGAATCTGCTTCTCTCCTAAAGAGTCACTTTCTATACGATATTTCACATCTACCCATCCCTTTCTAGATTGACATCAACAATTGATAATCTACGGTGAATTGAAGCATACATTCACCTTCTAAGACGGTTTCGTCACCTAGCTAAACCTTATTTGTAGTTTAAAAGATGATGAAGAAGCTAGCATACTAAATTGAGACTCTAAACATTCCAAGCGAAATCAGATCATTTAATCCATCTGCTGATCAATTGCAAGAATACCATTCAACATGACATCACTCGCAATTTTAATATCTTCAGGTGTACTGTATTCTTCGGGACAATGACTCTTGCCATCGATACTTTTTACAAAAATCATCGCAGATTTTGAAATAAGGGACATATGAGCAGCATCATGTACTGCCATGCTCGGCAACGTCATATAAGGAACAGATATTCGTTCTGCGGAATTTTGTAAAATGGAGACAATTTCTTCATCCAACATAGTAGGTTTTTGTTGCTGTAAAATGGATTGACTTATTTGCACTTTACGACGTTGCGTCACTTCATTCCACTTCGTTTCAATCTTGTCTACTACTTGGTCCATACGCTCTTGGCATTCTCCCCTAATCTCCAGCACGAACTCTACTTGCCCGGGAACGATATTTACGGCATTCGGCAATACTTCCAATTTCCCTACCGTACCAACCAAATCCGTTTCATCTTCCCCGCAAATTTGTTCCACTGCAAGAATCATCTCACTAACAGCAGTGAGTGCATCGTGGCGATGTGACATCATCGTCGTTCCCGAATGGTTTGCTTCACCAATTACCGTTACCTTACTTCTGTATACGCCAACTAGACTGTTAATAATCGCCACTGATTTATCATTTGACTCTAAGCGCTTTCCTTGTTCTATATGCATCTCCACAAAGATTCTCTTCTCTTCATGCATCGACGCCATTTCATGTATCCGTTCGATATCTCCATTTACTTTCTGCAAAGCATCACTTAATAGAAGACCTGTGGAGTCAGTGGCCATTCGTAGTTCATCTTCCGTCAGTTTACCAACAAAAGCACGGCTTCCTAGCGTGGACAAACCAAAGTCATTTGACTCTTCTGCAGTGAAAGAGACGATTTCCAAGTCGTGATCAAAGGTAATATTGTTTTCGATTACGGTTCGAATAATCTCTTTTGCAACAAGTGTCCCTAGGGCCCCATCATATTTCCCCCCGTTTGGAACTGTGTCCAAATGGGATCCGATGACTATACTCCCTTTTTTCTTTCCATTGCCTTTTAGCTTCCCCCATATATTCGCAATGCCATCAATTGTTATGTCTAAACCTAGATCTTGTAACTCTTTAATGAAGCGTCTCCGAACTTCCAAATCCGCCGGTGAGAAACTCGGTCGTGTAATCCCCCCACGTTCATCACGACCATATTCCGCATAGCTATCAAGAGCGGCAAGTAATCGCGGCAACTGAATCTGCAACATTATTTGTCCTCCCTATGACTGATAAGTATCTATCGACGTTTCAGGTGTCGTACTGAGATCTTTAATTTGTTTTGTCTTTTTTGGATCATTTACATAACTGTCAACTACAGAACTTGTATCTGGTTTAGTCATATAGCTGATCCCGACCATTACAATCGTATTGGCAATTAAACCAATAAGACCAGGATGTATTTCAAAAGGTGTTGTCGATGCAAATATTTGGAAGTAGAAGTTGACCGCAAAGCCCACCACTATTCCTATAAATACACCTTTAGTTGTCACGCGTTTCCAATACAGTGCACTTAGCACACCTGGCGTAAACTGAATGATTGAACCATAAGCCCCTAATAATAAAGCTACTACGCCTTGTCCGCCGAATACCGCGATACAATATGCAAGAGCTCCAATCAGTACTACAGCACTTCGCATAATCAATAGGGTCACTTTATCTGATAAATTCGGAAACATATTTTTAATAACGCCATCTGTAAATTCCATTGACGCACTATGTGTAATGACATCAGCACTCGACATTGCTGCGGCTAATGCTGCTGCACCTACTAGGCCATATAACCAGCCTGGCAAGGATAAAAATGTCGTAATGAGATAAGGTAATATTTGATCGGATTCGCCGACAGCACCAACATCAACAACCCCAACCGCAGCGAATCCTGCAAGTAATAAAGGGATAATTAATAATGCAAATAACGGATAAGCGATGACCGTCTTTTTTATCGTCACAGCATTTGATGAATAGGATCTTGCAAACATATGCGGCCACATAAGAAACCCTATGACGGAAACTAATATGACCGAAGTAAAGGCAGTAGTGGACATTGTTGAACCCTCTACTCCAATTCGAAGGAAATCAGGATCAGCTGCTGCAATTTTTGAAAACATTTCGTTTGTCGTCCCGTGCATTTTCTTTACTATCATGATTCCTACAACCCAAGATACCGAAATCATTAATGCTCCTTGGAACACGTCAGACCAAGCTGCTGCGCGTAATCCGCCTGTTGCCACATAAGTTACGACAATAGCATAAGCAACCAAAGCGCCAAACCAAAAAGCAATTCTTCCTTCCGTCATGATATTAAAAATAATAGCCATTCCACGTAATTGAGTAGCTAAATATTGAATACAAGCAAAGAAGGCAATGAACCCAACAAGGATCCCAAGTGCTTTACTTCGAAAGCGCGTCTGTAGAAAACCGACCAATGAATAAAGATTG
This window of the Sporosarcina pasteurii genome carries:
- a CDS encoding aspartate ammonia-lyase — encoded protein: MKYRIESDSLGEKQIPANAYYGIQTARALDNFPITGEKPHPELIRSIAIIKKVAAKANAEIGLLDKSISLAIRKSAREMEQGLWNNQIVVDTIQGGAGTSLNMNVNEVVANRAIEILKSSNVTVSPNSHVNMSQSTNDVIPTAVHLTLLKLAKDLGTGLNTLHKQLVIKEEEFESVIKMGRTHLQDAIPIRLGQEFGAYACVIRRDIERIEQSVRQLNKISIGATAIGTGLNARIDYREKMMEYLIEETNYPLETAENLVDITQNTDRYTEISSALKILAINLSKIANDLRLLSSGPLTGFNEINLPARQSGSSIMPGKVNPVIPEVINQISFQVIGNDHTISLASEAGQLELNVMGPVIVSNLLKSLTMLTNGVDVLSEFAIKGITANVERCRELVESSVGIVTAINPHVSYEIASKVAKEALVTGQSVRSICIRHGYLTSEELDIILDAKEMTEPGIAGSALLKKAVGIS
- a CDS encoding Zn-dependent hydrolase; protein product: MLQIQLPRLLAALDSYAEYGRDERGGITRPSFSPADLEVRRRFIKELQDLGLDITIDGIANIWGKLKGNGKKKGSIVIGSHLDTVPNGGKYDGALGTLVAKEIIRTVIENNITFDHDLEIVSFTAEESNDFGLSTLGSRAFVGKLTEDELRMATDSTGLLLSDALQKVNGDIERIHEMASMHEEKRIFVEMHIEQGKRLESNDKSVAIINSLVGVYRSKVTVIGEANHSGTTMMSHRHDALTAVSEMILAVEQICGEDETDLVGTVGKLEVLPNAVNIVPGQVEFVLEIRGECQERMDQVVDKIETKWNEVTQRRKVQISQSILQQQKPTMLDEEIVSILQNSAERISVPYMTLPSMAVHDAAHMSLISKSAMIFVKSIDGKSHCPEEYSTPEDIKIASDVMLNGILAIDQQMD
- a CDS encoding sodium:solute symporter, which produces MEDWKISMLIMVLYLVIALIVGVMAGRGTNKASLEEFTTAGRGLGLFLTWFLMGGAIFSAFSFLGAPGWAFTRGAPSFYILAYLAFSLLPWYILGPKIGRIGRKFNLYSLVGFLQTRFRSKALGILVGFIAFFACIQYLATQLRGMAIIFNIMTEGRIAFWFGALVAYAIVVTYVATGGLRAAAWSDVFQGALMISVSWVVGIMIVKKMHGTTNEMFSKIAAADPDFLRIGVEGSTMSTTAFTSVILVSVIGFLMWPHMFARSYSSNAVTIKKTVIAYPLFALLIIPLLLAGFAAVGVVDVGAVGESDQILPYLITTFLSLPGWLYGLVGAAALAAAMSSADVITHSASMEFTDGVIKNMFPNLSDKVTLLIMRSAVVLIGALAYCIAVFGGQGVVALLLGAYGSIIQFTPGVLSALYWKRVTTKGVFIGIVVGFAVNFYFQIFASTTPFEIHPGLIGLIANTIVMVGISYMTKPDTSSVVDSYVNDPKKTKQIKDLSTTPETSIDTYQS